A single genomic interval of Streptomyces graminofaciens harbors:
- a CDS encoding exonuclease SbcCD subunit D, whose amino-acid sequence MRVLHTSDWHLGRSFHRVSMLGAQADFIRHLVLTVRERDVDAVVVSGDVYDRAVPPLAAVELFDDALHRLAELGVPTVMISGNHDSARRLGVGAGLIERAGIHLRTAAAACGTPVVLTDTHGDVAFYGLPYLEPALVKDEFAVEKPGHETVLAAAMDRVRADLATREPGTRSVVLAHAFVTGGAPSDSERDISVGGVSSVPAGVFDGVDYVALGHLHGSQTLTERVRYSGSPLPYSFSETDHHKSMWLVDLGADGAIDAERIDCPVPRRLARVRGRLEDLLADPELARHEEAWLEATLTDPVRPAEPMARLCARFPHTLSLVFDPERAPDDPDVSYATRLAGRDDQQIAEDFVAHVRGTGPDEHEQTVLRDAFDALRADEAVREVAR is encoded by the coding sequence TTGAGAGTGCTGCACACCTCCGACTGGCATCTGGGGCGGTCCTTCCACCGGGTGAGCATGCTCGGGGCCCAGGCCGACTTCATCCGCCATCTCGTGCTGACCGTGCGGGAGCGCGACGTCGACGCGGTGGTCGTCTCGGGAGACGTGTACGACCGCGCGGTGCCGCCGCTCGCGGCGGTCGAGCTCTTCGACGACGCCCTGCACCGCCTGGCCGAGCTGGGTGTGCCCACGGTGATGATCTCCGGGAACCACGACTCGGCGCGCCGGCTGGGCGTCGGCGCGGGCCTCATCGAACGGGCGGGCATCCATCTGCGCACGGCCGCCGCCGCGTGCGGAACCCCCGTCGTGCTCACCGACACCCACGGCGACGTCGCCTTCTACGGCCTGCCGTATCTGGAGCCCGCCCTGGTCAAGGACGAGTTCGCGGTGGAGAAACCCGGCCACGAGACCGTGCTGGCCGCCGCCATGGACCGGGTCCGCGCCGACCTCGCCACCCGAGAACCCGGCACCCGTTCCGTCGTCCTCGCCCATGCCTTCGTCACCGGCGGCGCCCCCAGCGACAGCGAGCGGGACATCTCCGTCGGCGGGGTCTCCTCCGTGCCGGCCGGGGTCTTCGACGGCGTCGACTACGTGGCCCTCGGCCATCTGCACGGCAGCCAGACCCTCACCGAACGCGTCCGCTACTCGGGCTCCCCGCTGCCGTACTCCTTCTCGGAGACGGACCACCACAAGAGCATGTGGCTGGTGGACCTCGGAGCCGACGGGGCGATCGACGCCGAGCGGATCGACTGCCCGGTGCCACGTCGACTCGCCCGTGTCCGGGGGCGGTTGGAGGATCTGCTGGCCGACCCGGAGCTGGCCCGCCACGAGGAGGCGTGGCTGGAGGCCACGCTCACCGACCCGGTGCGCCCCGCCGAACCCATGGCCCGGCTCTGCGCGCGCTTCCCGCACACGCTCAGTCTGGTCTTCGACCCCGAGCGCGCCCCGGACGACCCGGACGTCTCCTACGCCACACGCCTCGCCGGGCGCGACGACCAGCAGATCGCGGAGGACTTCGTGGCCCATGTGCGCGGCACCGGACCCGACGAGCACGAACAGACCGTGCTGAGGGACGCCTTCGACGCCCTACGAGCCGACGAGGCCGTGCGCGAGGTCGCCCGGTGA